The Callospermophilus lateralis isolate mCalLat2 chromosome 3, mCalLat2.hap1, whole genome shotgun sequence genome has a segment encoding these proteins:
- the Birc7 gene encoding baculoviral IAP repeat-containing protein 7, whose translation MSVTDVGRWERHRLHCLCGSVPGQDHVDGQILSQLRTLTEEEEAEEVGASLPTGPVFPGMGSEELRLASFYDWPPTAGVQPEALAAAGFFHTGQQDKVRCFFCYGGLQSWECGDDPWTEHAKWFPRCQFLLRSKGRGFVRSVQEAYSPLLGSWDQWEEPEDAAPSAPVHEGPELLMPRREAQPEGAREPGASDMQEQLQRLWEERRCKVCLDRAVSVVFVPCGHLVCAECAPSLQLCPICRAAIRSCVRTFLS comes from the exons GTGGGAGCGTCACAGACTCCACTGTCTCTGTGGTAGTGTCCCGGGCCAGGACCATGTGGATGGGCAGATCCTGAGCCAGTTGCGCACTCTGACAGAGGAGGAAGAGGCAGAGGAGGTTGGGGCCAGCTTGCCCACAGGGCCTGTCTTCCCTGGGATGGGCTCTGAGGAACTGCGGCTGGCCTCTTTCTATGACTGGCCACCTACTGCTGGGGTTCAGCCTGAGGCACTGGCTGCTGCTGGCTTCTTCCACACAG GCCAGCAGGACAAAGTAAGGTGCTTCTTCTGCTACGGGGGTCTGCAGAGCTGGGAGTGTGGGGACGACCCCTGGACCGAGCACGCCAAGTGGTTCCCCAG GTGCCAATTCCTGCTCCGGTCAAAAGGAAGGGGCTTTGTCCGCAGTGTCCAGGAGGCCTACTCCCCGCTGCTCGGCTCCTGG GACCAGTGGGAGGAACCAGAAGACGCCGCCCCCTCAG CTCCTGTCCATGAGGGCCCTGAGCTGCTCATGCCCAGAAGAGAGGCCCAGCCTGAAGGTGCCAGGGAGCCAG GAGCCAGCGACATGCAGGAGCAGCTGCAGCGGCTGTGGGAGGAGAGGAGGTGCAAGGTATGCCTGGACAGAGCCGTGTCCGTGGTCTTCGTGCCCTGTGGCCACCTCGTCTGTGCAGAGTGCGCCCCCAGCCTGCAGCTGTGTCCCATCTGCAGGGCAGCCATCCGCAGCTGTGTGCGCACC